ATTAAGGATCAAAACTTTTGTGGTGTGAAATTTTTTCTTTCAGAGATTGAGCAAATAACGCAGATGTTTCTTTTTTTGGTTAAAAAAGTAGCAGTTTACTCAGGTCTGTAAAACTGGTACTGCCCGTTTTCGTAATAGGCATTGATGTGCTGCAGACCATTGGTCAGGATAATTTCTTTAGCTCCGATGATGGAGTTATACCTTGCTGTCTGTTCAAATGTTTTCTCCGTAAGTTTTATCTGTGGAGCTTTGCATTCGATCAGGATAATAGGCTCTGTTTTTTCAGTAACCAGAAGGTCAATTCTTTTCGTAAGACCGTTCAGAAGGATCTTTTTCTCTGTGATAAGTGCAGATGGGGAATAGGCCTTTACCGTAAGATAATAGTGCACCCAATGCTGCCTCACCCATTCTTCGGGAGTAAGGAGCAGGTAAGTTTTGCGGACCAAGTCATAAATAAAAAACTTATCTTTGTCTTTCTTGAATTTAAAATCAAAAGTGTCCTGAAAATTCAGTTTTGGAAGTTCCATTTATTAAGATGAAAGAATTAGATTTAATCCTCAAAAATATTAAAAATAAAGAAGTTTTACCTATTTATTTTTTCCACGGAGAAGAACCTTACTTTATTGATGCAGCCGTAAAAGTGCTTGAACACGACTTTCTGGAGGAAGATGAAAAAGCTTTTAACCAGACTGTAGTATATGGAAAAGATACTTCTTATCAGGAGATTCTTTCCCTGGCGAGACAGTTTCCGATGATGGGCGATAAGCAGCTGATCATCGTAAAAGAAGCTCAGGATCTGAAGTTTAATGAGGAAGAAAACCGTGTTCTTGAAACCTATGTAGAAAATCCCGTTCCTTCAACCGTCCTTGCTTTTGCCCATAAGCATAAGAAACTGGACAGCAGGAAAAAGGCTACTAAAGCTTTAGATAAAGCAAAAGCTCTTTTCTTAAGTGAATCTGTAAGGGATAATAACCTTCCCAAATGGATTGCTGATGAATGTGCACGGCTGAAGATAAAAACGGCCCCAAATATTGCTCATCTCCTGGCAGAATATCTTGGAAACGATCTTTCAAGAATTGCCAATGAACTGAACAAATTGAAGATCATTCTTAAGGAAGGAGAAATTCTGGACGGAACGATCGTTGAAAATCATATCGGGATCAGTAAAGAATATAATGTTTTTGAACTTCAGAAAGCTTTGGGAACTAAAAATGCGGATGCAGCATTCAGAATTGCTCATTTTATGGGTAAAAATCCAAAGAATAATCCTTTTGTGATGATGTTGGCCAGCCTTTACAGCTATTTCTCAAATGTAATTATTTATCAGACCATGGCCGGGCAGCCGCCACAGACTATCGCCTCACAAATGGGAGTGAATCCTTATTTCATTAAAGACTATGCGGAAAGTGCCAGACTGTATCCTTTGAAACATGCGACCAGAGTTATTTCTATCCTAAGAGAATTCGATATGAAAGGGAAAGGTCTCGGAGCCGTTAATATGGGTGAAGCCGAGCTGATCAAGGAGCTGGTATACAAGATCATTCATGTGGATAAAATTAAGATGAAGGTGTAGAAGTTGAAGTGTAGGTGTTTGAGAGTAGGAGAGTAAGAGTACAAAGTTAAATATGAAATTAATTTTTTTCATTTTCTATTGTCAACCCCGGATTCTATACCCTGAAACGTACGTCCCGTATCTACAGCCTACAATTGACAATTCGCATATCTCATATTGACAAGTATCATTAAAAATACTTTAATTAAACATTAAAATTTACGAAATTAGCAGTCTTAATTTAAATCTTTTTTGAACAAGTAGATTATGGAGCAAAACATTTTAGATTGTGTGATCGTTGGATCCGGGCCTTCTGGCTTTACAGCGGCTATTTATGCGGCAAGAGCAGACCTGAAACCTGAATTGTATACAGGTTTGGAGCCGGGCGGACAATTAACAACAACTACGGAAGTGGATAACTTCCCAGGATATCCGGCGGGGATTACAGGTCCTGAAATGATGATGGATCTGCAGAAGCAGGCAGAAAGATTTGATACCAAAGTTCATTACGAAATGATCACCAAAGCTGAGTTCTCAAAAGAAGTAGGTGGTGTTCACAAATTATATGCAGGAAACAAGGAGATTTTGGCCAAATCGGTAATTATCTCTACAGGTGCCACTGCAAAATATCTTGGTCTTGATGACGAGAAAAAATATAATGGGGGTGGAGTTTCAGCATGTGCAACGTGCGACGGATTTTTCTACAGAGGAAAAGACGTTGTCGTAGTAGGTGCAGGAGATACAGCTGCTGAAGAAGCCACTTATCTTGCGAAACTGGTAAATAAAGTGACCATGTTGGTGAGAAAAGGGGAATTCAGAGCTTCTAAAGCAATGATTCACAGAGTAGAAAATACACCGAACATTGAAGTGAAATTTCACCATGAGCTGATTGGTATCGAAGGAGAAAACAACTTGGTGGAAAGAGCAGTGGTGATCAATAACCAGACCCAGGAGAAATCAACGGTGGACGTACACGGAATATTTATCGCTATCGGTCACAAACCGAATACTGATATTTTCGCCGGCCAGATTGATCTTGATGAGAACGGATATATTGCTACAGAAAAAGGATCTACAAGAACGAATCTTCCGGGTGTATTCGCTGCAGGAGATGTTCAGGATCATATCTACAGACAAGCTATTACAGCAGCGGGAAGCGGTTGTATGGCAGCGATGGATGCAGAGAAATATCTTGCTGAATTACATTAATATTCAGCTTTTTACAATACAGAGCGTACCCGATGGGTGCGCTTTTTTGTTTTCTGATTATCTTCTCTATATTTTTTAGCACCAATCATGGTTCATATTTATCTCTTGCAGATCAAGGAGATTTAGCAGATTTTTTATTTGTATTAATCTGTTAAAGTAAGAAGAATGATTTTCTGAGAAAAGAATTTATAGTCATCAATATTATCGTGAATAACACCTGCTACTTAAGTAAAAATACCTAAATTTAGCTCCGATCTTTAAAAAATAATAATGGAAAGCAAAGTCATAAAAATTACCCACACTACAGGAACCTACATCATTAATATTCCGGACGGAAGGCTGAATGAAATGCAAAGCCAGCTAGACAAATGCCTGAACGACGAACAGGGCGCTATTGTGGTGAAGGGAGAAAACGGAGATCAATTTGTGTATCCGTCTGATCTTCTAAAAAACAGTTTCATTGCCATAGTAAATAAGGAAGAGGTTAAAGTCTTGTAAAAATAATTCTCCTGATTTTAAGCCCATTATTAAGTTTCGTTAAAATTTATTTGGGAAAAGTTTTGAAGGAAAATAAAATCGTTTTATATTTGCACCACTGAAAACAACGGTATACCCGTGATTCAGGAGAGATGGCAGAGTGGTCGATTGCGATAGTCTTGAAAACTATTGACTGTAACAGGTCCGGGGGTTCGAATCCCTCTCTCTCCGCTGGTTGAGAAACTAAAATAAGCTAAAACGCTGTAAACATCAATGTTTACAGCGTTTTTTGTTTTGCGTTAGAATCAAAAAAAATCAAAATAGGTCACGATTTATATGACCTATTCCGTGACCTATCCTGAAAATTTGAAAATAGGTCACGAAAAACTCAGAGGAACCTGACCAATAGGCAGTCTAACGATTGTACATCTTGCAAAAAGTGGTAATAAAAAGTAAATTATTAAACAATTAAAGTTACTACACAATGAACAAAACATTCAACCTTTTATTCTTTATAAAAAGAATAAATCAGCACCAACAGAACCGCTCCATAGACGGCGACCAATGGATATTCACACATCGTCAGAAAACCTACACCTCAACAAGAGTTTCCATTATTACCTTTAGCCCACAAGCTAATTTTAAAATATGAAAATCATCCGGAATGTGTAAATTCAAATGTCATGTTTCCTGTTCTCAGTAATCAGAAAATGAATTCCTATCTCAAAGAAATTGCGAGTGTCTGTGGAATCAATAAAGAGTTGACATTTCACATCGCGAGACATACATTTGCTACTACGGTTACTTTGTCCAACGGAGTGCCAATTGAAAACGTTAGCAAAATGCTGGGTCATACAAATATCAAAACTACGTAGCATTATGCGAAGATTCTAGATAAGAAAGTGAGTGATGATATGTTAGCTTTAAGAAGGAAACTTAAGGATCAAAAGTCTAATTGAATTCTTTCTTTTCGCCATGATATCTTCATGAAAGAAAAAAATTGATCTATACAAGGAAAGTAAGTGCCGGCTTTAATGATAAATTGCAGAAGGAAATCATAGAAGAGGTCAAATCACTAATATCCGATAAATCTCCTCTCAGCAGCAAATCTGACGTAAATTAGCTACCTCGGTTCCGTCCCAACCTTCCGCACGCGAATACGACTTGGCTAAACAAGCTTTAACTCTTTGGGTTAAATCATAAACTTTGACATAAATTTGCCATAATAATAGATTAAAGAATATAAATATGACGACACTTTTTTATAAAAAATATGGTTTGCAACCGTTGTATAATGGTGGTTCAAAATGAATTGGATAAGCTTGGTTTGTCAGCCATAAGCATAAAGCTTGGCGAGATCATTTTTGAAAAAGCACTGACTACAGAAAAGAAGCGGGATTTAGCAGAAGCCTTATCAATCTTGGGTTTTGGAGTAATAGATGATAAAAAAAGCAGGATCATTGAAAAGATAAAAAATACCATCATCGAGTTGGTACATCATGATGATAATGACGCTAAAAGCAACCTATCGGATATTTTAAGTGAGAAACTTCACCAGGATTACAATTATTTGTCCAACCTTTTCTCTGAAGTGGAAGGCACAACGATTGAAAAATATTTTATTGCCCAGAAAATTGAAAGAGTAAAAGAACTATTGGTTTATGATGAACTTTCACTGAGCGAAATTGCTTTTCAGCTCAATTATTCCAGTGTGGCTTATCTCAGCAATCAATTCAAAAAAACTATCGGATTGACACCGAGTCATTTCAAACAAATAAAGGAGGAGAAACGCAAACCATTAGACCAGGTTTAGTAAATCTTACAAATCAATTCCATAATTCCACAATAACTATTCTCAGTATTACAGCCAATTTTGTATTGCAAATAAAGCAATAGAAATTATGGCTACAAATAACAATAGAGAAACGATTTACATTCCTTTAGAAGATGTAGAAAGCGAACATTGTTCATTAATCGTTGAAAAAGGATTGGCAAAGGTTGATGGTGTTGAAACCCAGAAAGTGGAAATCAACAACCACAGGGCAGCCATTACCGTTAAAGATGCAGAAACTGTTGGCAAAGCCGTTGCAGCTATTAAAGACTTAGGCTATGGTGTACCAACCGTAAAAAATTCCTTCCCGGTTTTGGGTATGACTTGTGCTTCTTGTGCGGGTAGTGCAGAAAGTATCGTAAAGTATGAGTCAGGTGTGATTGAGGCTTCTGTCAACTACGCAACAGGAAATCTGACCGTTGAGTACCTTCCCAATATGACGGACGCTACCAAACTGCAAAAAGCCGTTCAGAGTGTTGGTTATGACCTGCTCATTGTTGAAGAAGCAAAGCAACAGCAATCTCTGGAGACCATCCATGCAGAAAAATTCAAAAAGCTAAAAAACAAAACTATTTGGGCCGTTATATTATCGTTACCCGTGGTAACCATCGGGATGTTTTTTATGGATATGCCTTATGGAAACGAAATCATGTGGGCATTTTCCACTCCTGTGGTACTTTGGCTAGGTAAAGACTTTTTTATCAATGCGTGGAAACAGGCCAGACACCGCTCTGCCAACATGGATACTTTGGTTGCCTTGAGTACAGGAATTGCCTATGTATTCAGTGTATTTAATATGTTTTTTATGGATTTCTGGCACCAAAGAGGATTGCACGCGCACGTCTATTTTGAAGCAGCTGCAGTGGTCATCGCCTTTATCCTTTTAGGTAAATTATTGGAAGAAAAAGCCAAAGGAAACACCTCTACTGCCATTAAAAAACTGATGGGCCTGCAACCAAAAACCGTGATGGTAATAGCGCCCGATGGAACAGAAAAACAAACTGCTATTGAAGAGGTAAATGTAGATGATATAATCCTGGTAAAGCCCGGCGAAAAAATTGCGGTCGATGGAATGGTTACTTCCGGTAATTCGTATGTAGACGAAAGTATGCTGAGTGGCGAACCCGTTCCGGTATTGAAACAAGAAAATGAAAAAGTATTTGCGGGAACCATTAATCAAAAAGGAAGTTTCCAATTTAAAGCAGTGAAAGTAGGGAAGGAAACCATGCTGGCTCAAATCATAAAAATGGTGCAGGATGCACAAGGCAGTAAAGCTCCCGTTCAAAAATTGGTTGATAAAATTGCAGGGATTTTCGTTCCGGTGGTAATTGGTATTGCCATTCTTACGTTTGTTTTGTGGTTTATTTTAGGCGGTGATAACGGTGTAGTACAGGGATTGTTGGCCGCCGTTACGGTATTAGTTATTGCTTGTCCTTGTGCTTTAGGACTGGCTACGCCAACGGCTATAATGGTCGGTGTGGGTAAAGGTGCCGAAAATGGTATTTTAATTAAAGATGCCGAAAGCCTTGAATTGGCTAAGAAAGTGAATGCAATTGTGTTGGATAAAACCGGAACAATAACACAAGGAAGACCTGAGGTAACAAGTATCCAATGGCTGAACAATGATGATACAACCAAGACTATTTTGCTGAGTATTGAAAAACAATCAGAGCATCCGTTAGCGGAAGCCGTGGTGAAACATTTGGAAGGCGCTGCTACCGCACCCTTATCCAACTTCGACAGCATTACAGGGAAAGGTGCAAAAGCCAATCATAATAACGAAACCTATTTTGTAGGAAATAAAAAACTCCTGGCAGAAAACAACATTGTGATTGCCGAACAATTGCAAAACCAAGCCGATGAATGGGGCAAACAGTCCAAAACGGTCATTTGGTTTGCAAACAGCAAAGAGGCACTTTCCGTTATCGCCATATCCGATAAAATCAAAGAAACATCAGTTCAGGCAATTGCAGCAATGCAGGAAATGGGTATCGACTTGTATATGCTAACAGGCGACAATGAAGCTACTGCCAAAGCGATTGCTGAGCAAACAGGCATCCTGCATTACAAAGCCGAAGTATTGCCACAACACAAAGCAGATTTTGTAAAAGAATTGCAAAGCAAAGGAAAAGTAGTAGCTATGGTAGGCGACGGAATTAACGACAGTACTGCCCTGGCAACGGCCGATGTAAGTATTGCCATGGGAAAAGGCAGCGACATCGCCATGGATGTAGCCAAAATGACCATCATTTCATCAGACCTTACCAAAATACCGCAGGCAATACGTTTATCAAAACAAACAGTGGCCACCATTAAGCAAAATCTCTTTTGGGCGTTTATTTACAACCTGATTGGCATTCCCCTGGCTGCCGGAATATTGTATCCTATTAACGGTTTCTTGTTAAACCCAATGATAGCCGGAGCGGCAATGGCTTTGAGTAGCGTAAGCGTAGTGAGTAATAGTTTAAGATTGAAATGGAAGAAATAAAATTGGAAGTGGTGGGAGTAGAAGTATAAATATTCAGTTTTGTGCAAAAGTTCAATCCCGAAGCTTCGGGATTGAACTTTTGCGGTTTCGTCCCGCTATTGCAAAGTGCTTGTGGTTGGCTTTATTTCGTTTGTGTGTCCCGTCCTAAAATAGGTTGACATAAAATCGATTTATTTATGGAAGACGAAGAATTATTTAGAAAAAAGCGCAGTCAAAAAGATTATACATTATGCTTTAAATTGAGCGTTGTTTCTCAAGTAGAAAAAGGCGAACTTACTTATAAACAAGCTCAAAAACACTATGGAATTCAGAGAAGAAGTACGGTTTTGGTCTGGTTGAGAAGATATGGTAACTTAGATTGGATAAAACCAAGTATCCATACCATGTCAAGATCCAAAGAAACCCCGGCCCAGAAAATTAAACGTCTGGAGAAAGAACTTTCCGATGAAAAGCTGAAAAATAAAGTACTCAATACAATGATTGAGATTTCAGATGGGCAATATGGCACTCAGATCAGAAAAAAGTATTTATCCCAACAATCCTCAGACTCCAAAAAGAGGGATTAAGCCTCTCCAAAATATGTAGATTGTTTGGGATAAGCCGCCAAAATATTTATCAGACTCAAAAGCGGTATATCAAGCGGGAAGATGAACTTTTGAGAATCAAGGAAATGGTTAAAGCAATACGAATGGAGCTTCCCAGGCTGGGAACCCGAAAGCTTTACTATTTGCTGAAAGAATGTTTTGATAAAGAAGATATTAAAATAGGCAGAGATGCTTTATTTCAATATTTAAAAAGAGAAAATTTATTAATTTATCCTAAAAAGAAATATATAAAGACCACTTTTTCAAAACATTGGCTCAGAAAGCATCCTAATTTATTAAAAAACATTAAAGCAGAACGGCCAGAACAAGTTTTTGTAAGCGATATCACTTATCTGAAAACAAGGGAATCGGTATGCTATTTATCTTTAGTGACGGATGCTTACAGCAGAAAGATTATGGGGTTCTCGGTGAGCAAAAATATGAATTCTGAAAACGTTGCAAAAGCATTGAAAATGGCAGTGAAGAACAGAATTACCCATAATTCTCTTATTCATCATTCGGATAGAGGATTGCAATATTGTTCGGGATATTATCAAAAGGTACTTAATCAATATCAAATTCAACCTTCCATGACGGATGGATATGATTGTTATCAAAATGCATTGGCAGAAAGAATTAATGGAATATTGAAGCAGGAATTTCTATTTAATAAAGCTAAAATAAAGATGATCTTAATGAATTGATAAAAGAAAGTATTTATCTTTATAACAATAAAAGACCTCACTTAAGCCTAAAGATGCAAACACCGGAGCAAGTGCATAAAAAATCCGAAGAAAAATATTCCTCCGGATTTAGTTAAATATTGTTTAATTATTGTCAATCTATTTTAGGACGACTCAGTGAATGTTCTCCTAATTGTCAAGTCGGTTGTCATTTCCAAATAATATTGCTGTTCCGTCTTCATTCTTCGCCAAGTTAAAAAGTTCATTTTGAAAGTTATCAATTGCACTTGGTTCGACAATTATTTCAACTTTTAATTTGTTCTTTTCTTCAGGTCTATAAATAGTTGATACGTTACTTTCAATATTTATTTCTACTCCAATATGTCCGCTATTATCGATAGGATAATATTTCATAGAAAAGTAGGCATAACTGTCTTTTTCTCCTGCTTCGTAAAATAGTATTTTGTCGCCTTTGGGATAACCAACTAATTCGTTTGCAAAGTCAGAAATGCATTCAAACTGGTCATAAACTTCTGTTTGTCCAGTAAATAGATTATTTGATACAACAACTTTCAATTCAAACATATCATCGTCTTTCCAAATAGATTTTAATTCAAGAAAAGATTTTCGATTATTTGAAGCCATATATTACTTGTTTTCTATTGTTCCACTGTCAGTTTTACGCTTGCCACCAACTCAAAATACACGCAATGCGTATTTTAAATAGTTTAAACAATAGTATGAATTTTATATTGTTGCGCAACGAGTAATCACCATCCCTTTGTCTGCAGAATTTCATTACGCTACAAATCTAACGTTTTGATTTCAGCCTACTCAAGGTCTCTTGCGAAATATTGAGATAAGTCGCTACGATTTTGTTTGGCAAACGTTGAACGATTTTTGGGTTGATGTCCAACAACTGTTTATATCGTTCCGTTGCATCGAGTGTCAAAAACGACATAAGCCTGTTGGTATTATTTACATAGGCGTTTTCTAAATAATGCCGATAAAATTTCTCCCACGAAGGAACGATTTCTAAGAGGTGATAGAAGTCTTTGTGTGATATATAAAGTAACGACGTTGGTTCTAACGCCTGAATGAATTCTAATGAAGGTTCCTTTGAGATAAAACTACACAGTGCCGTGGCAAAGTTATTTTCAAATGCCAGATATCGCGTCGCCTCTTGTCCGTCTTCGGTTATAAAAAATATACGTAAACAACCATTGCCAACGAAAAAAGTCCGTTGGCTGGTTTGTCCGTGAATAACCAAAAGTTCATTTTTTTCAACTTCCAACGGCTTGAAACAGGAAAGAATTTTGTCCATTTCCTCATCTGTCACCGTTATAATTCCTTTGATATAATTAGTAAGTTGCTCTTGCATTGTGGAAATTGGTAAACTTCAAATTTACAAAAATCAAATTCTTAGGTTATGATTTAGAGGTTGATTTTTCTGCCAATTTTCTTGCATTTGGAATAATGATAAATGCCGAAATGTAGGCGACAGGCAACATAACGCTCCAGGCTTTCAGGAATTTTAAAAACCAATCTTCTCCGAAACCATAATTACGCATCAGTCCTACAAACGCCATAATTAGTGTCATTGGGATTACAACAAACAATGTGTTGATGTACTTGAAATACTTTTTGTCCATTTTTTAAATTTTTGTTTAACATTTAAATTGATGGTGCAAAATTCTCCAAACAAAAAAACATAAAGATTGATGTACGTCAAAAAACGGATGGTGTCAAAAAATAAATCCCTTCTAAATTCCTTACCCAACCTCAAATACCATCACGCCAATCAGTAAATATCACAAATCAAATAAGTAATAGCGTAAAAAATAAGCGCAGAACAATGCGGAAATTTGTAGTACAAAAATTTATTTAAAATGAAAAATGTAGAATTGAGCATTCCAAATATGCAGAGTGCACATTGCCAGACAAGAGTAAATGGCGCAATCGCAGCTATTGAAGGTTTAAAAATTGAAAAATTAGAGGCTGGAAAATTATCCGTTGCTGTTGAAAGCGACGAAGTAAGAAAAGAGCTGGTAGAAACCATTGAAAAAGCGGGTTACAAAGTAGACGGTGACGATAGCGAAAAAGATTCAAGCCCTTCAGGCGAATGTTGTACTAACTAAAACTTTAATTTAATTTCAGGGATGCCGTATCAACAATACATTGCATCCCTGAAATTTTAAATACAGAATGATATTGCTGAAGAATTTAATCTCAATCTTTAAAGTAGAAAATGATTCAAGAAAAGTTAGGAACTAACGAATCCGAAATAAGTGCATAATAAAATATTTTTTTTAACCTATGAAACTATTAATCAAAGGAATGGTATGCAACAGGTGTATTTATTTTCTGTCTGAAGAATTTCCCAAGCTCGGTTTGGAAATTTCCGAAATACGCTTAGGGGTTGTAATTCTAAAAGAAACCGATACAACCATCGTTGATGATCAAGTGATCAGAACCATGCTTCAAAAGAACGGATTCGATTTGTTATACAATAAGGACCAAAAGATTATTGAATTGATTAAAACTGCCGTTGAAAAAGGGATTGATGAACAATTGGATACTGGCAAGCCTGTTAAATTTTCGGCATTTATCAGCAACGAATTGTATAAAGAATATGACTCGCTGAGTGCCTTATTTTCATCTTTGGAAGGACTAACGCTCGAAAAATTTATTATCTCAAAGAAGATAGAAAAAGTAATAGAGCTTTTAGTCTACACGGATCAGTCGCTGTCTGATATTGCTTATGCCTTAGGTTACGGAAGTCCGGCTTACCTATCCAATCAGTTAAAAAAGTACACCGGCTTTACCTCTTCCCACTATAAAAAGATAAGACGTGATAAGATGGCTATTACAACAAAAATCATATAAAAAACGTTCATAACGCCTAAAATTCTTTGCAGCCCGGTTTTCTGAAACTACCGGAATACAAATCAGCTTGCCAATCCCTGTTCGTCAAAAGGAACAGGGATTCTTTTATAAGTAATTTAATAATATGCATATACTGCTTAAAAGCCAAAAATAGCAAGCGTAAATATCACAACTCTTACCCGTAATAGTATCAAAAATACGGCAACCTCCACCAATACCTTTGTCCTTTAAAATTAATCATTTGTTACATCACTAAGCATAGCAACATGTTATACAAAATCATTAAACACAAGACCATGTTATACAAATCTACAAGACTAAGGTTAGGCATTTTAATACCGTTAATGGGCATCTTATTGATTGCCTGTGAGAACAAGTCGGAAAAAACGTCGAAAAAAACGGCAACCACTAACGCAGATGCCAGCAAATTACCGGTAGATATTATCATTGCTCAGGAAAAATTGCTCAATCATGAAGAAGCTATTGTGGGTACGATGATGTCTAATCGAGAAGTATCCATCGTCAGCGAAATTCCTCAAAAGATAACTAAAGTAGCCTTTAAAGATGGCGGCTACGTTACCCAAGGCGCTGTATTGTACACATTGAATGACACCGATATTAAATCCCGTTTAAAACAGGTTGGTGCTGAACTGGAATTGGCAAAACTCAACAAAGAGCGGATGAGTAATCTCTTGAAAACCGAAACCGTAAGACAGCAGGAATATGATGAAGCATTTACGCGTTTCCGTTCCTTGGTTGCACAGCAGGATTTGCTTCGTGTCGAACTTGCCAAAACGGTAATCCGGGCGCCATTTTCAGGGAAAATCGGAATTTCAAAAGTACATCTTGGTGCTTATGTTACCCCTGGTGCAGTACTGGTGATGTTGCAAGACCAAAGCAGTATCAAAATCAATTTCTCAGTTCCGGAAAAATACCTGCCTTTAATAAAAATGGGAGATAAAGTACGGTTTACTTCCGAGTTATCTGGCGAGGAGTATATAGCAACCATCAACGCCACCGAACCGGGACTTGACGCTCAAGGCAGGAGCTTGCAGGTGCAGGCATTGGCAAATAATACGGGTGGCCAATTTAGGCCAGGACTTTCTGCAAAAGTCTATTTCAGTGCTACCGATAAAGGTGCAAAAGGGATATTGGTACCAACCGAAGCGCTGGCTCCTGGCGCAAAAGGTTACACTGTTTTCATCATTAAAAATGGCGTAGCAAAACCTGCGGAAGTAACCATTAGCAAAAGGACAGAAACAGATGCAGTCATCACTTCTGGCATCGCTACCGGCGATAGCATTATTGTTTCAAACATGCTGCGCTTAGGAGATGGAATGCCTGTAAAAGCCGTTGTGTCCAAATAATTCATTTCAAATCTTAGCATTATGAGTATATCATCTTTAAGTATAAAAAAACCGGTTTTAGCCGGTGTATTTTCACTCCTGCTTATTATTTTGGGAATTGTGGGTTGGAAACAGTTAGGCGTTCGGGAATTTCCGCTAACAGAACCGCCCGTTATTTCGGTCATTACGTTCTATCCCGGTGCAAGCCCTGATGTGATTGCATCGAAGCTTACCCGCCCAATGGAAGAATCTATTGCCGAGGCCAACGGAATACGTACTATCTCTTCTGAATCCAGAGAACAGGTAAGTATTATTTCAGTAGAATTTAACCGTGAAGTGGATTTGGAAGATGCATTGAACGATGTAAGGGACAAAGTCGCCAAATCCCGTAAACAACTTCCTGGCGATGTAGACCCGCCAATTGTGCAAAAGGCATCTTCGCCAGACAATCTGGTGGCATTCCTCGAGGTGGAAAGTGACACCAAAGACATCAAAGAAGTAAGTCATCTCGCATCCACCGTCATCAAAGACAAAATGCAATCTATCCCGGGAATAAGCAATGTAGCCATTGTAGGCGAACACAAATACGCCATGCGCCTTCGCTTTGACCCGGCAAAACTTGCCGCTTATCAATTGACTCCTGCAGACATTCGCAAAGCCTTGACAAGAGAGAATATTGACTTGCCT
The Chryseobacterium sp. W4I1 DNA segment above includes these coding regions:
- a CDS encoding efflux RND transporter periplasmic adaptor subunit, with product MLYKSTRLRLGILIPLMGILLIACENKSEKTSKKTATTNADASKLPVDIIIAQEKLLNHEEAIVGTMMSNREVSIVSEIPQKITKVAFKDGGYVTQGAVLYTLNDTDIKSRLKQVGAELELAKLNKERMSNLLKTETVRQQEYDEAFTRFRSLVAQQDLLRVELAKTVIRAPFSGKIGISKVHLGAYVTPGAVLVMLQDQSSIKINFSVPEKYLPLIKMGDKVRFTSELSGEEYIATINATEPGLDAQGRSLQVQALANNTGGQFRPGLSAKVYFSATDKGAKGILVPTEALAPGAKGYTVFIIKNGVAKPAEVTISKRTETDAVITSGIATGDSIIVSNMLRLGDGMPVKAVVSK
- a CDS encoding Crp/Fnr family transcriptional regulator, whose protein sequence is MQEQLTNYIKGIITVTDEEMDKILSCFKPLEVEKNELLVIHGQTSQRTFFVGNGCLRIFFITEDGQEATRYLAFENNFATALCSFISKEPSLEFIQALEPTSLLYISHKDFYHLLEIVPSWEKFYRHYLENAYVNNTNRLMSFLTLDATERYKQLLDINPKIVQRLPNKIVATYLNISQETLSRLKSKR
- a CDS encoding heavy-metal-associated domain-containing protein; protein product: MKNVELSIPNMQSAHCQTRVNGAIAAIEGLKIEKLEAGKLSVAVESDEVRKELVETIEKAGYKVDGDDSEKDSSPSGECCTN
- a CDS encoding AraC family transcriptional regulator translates to MKLLIKGMVCNRCIYFLSEEFPKLGLEISEIRLGVVILKETDTTIVDDQVIRTMLQKNGFDLLYNKDQKIIELIKTAVEKGIDEQLDTGKPVKFSAFISNELYKEYDSLSALFSSLEGLTLEKFIISKKIEKVIELLVYTDQSLSDIAYALGYGSPAYLSNQLKKYTGFTSSHYKKIRRDKMAITTKII
- a CDS encoding DUF2798 domain-containing protein, which codes for MDKKYFKYINTLFVVIPMTLIMAFVGLMRNYGFGEDWFLKFLKAWSVMLPVAYISAFIIIPNARKLAEKSTSKS